The DNA sequence TGGCAGCACATTCATGTTTTTGGTTAAGTGTCTGcctagcctgcctgcctgcctgacagataaaacaaaacagaaaaaagGATAAGAAACAAAAGGAGAGAAGAAATGAAAGCAGAGTTGAAAGAGAAGAGGCATATTTGAGGAGTGGTGTAGAGAATGTGCTACTTACTTTGCATATCTCACTTCTCCTTTCTCTATTCTTCTTTTCTATTCACCTGAGAGGATTTCAAATGAAGCTATAAACCATGAAACTATCCCAAATAGAATAATAATACATGAAATGCATTTTCATAGCACCACCCTCAAATcattctctggctctctccttttttgtgtgttttctttTAGTGATGAAACTATCAATTTTTTTTAACACCTGGCCTTGTTTTTTGTATTCAgtgctaatatatatatatatacagtaccagtcaaaagtttggacacaccgactcattcaagggttttctttatttttacttttttctacattgtagaataatagtgaagacatcaaaactatgaaataacacatatggaattgtgtagtaaccaaaaaagtgttaaacaaatccaaatatattttatatttgagattcttcaaagtagccaccctttgccttgatgacagctttgcacattcttggcattctctcaaccagcttcacctggaatgcttttccaacagtcttgaaggagttcccacatctgctgagcacttgttggctgcttttccttcactctgtggtccaaatcatcccaaaccttctcaactgggttgaggccgggtgattgtggaggtcaggtcatcttatgcagcactccatcactttccttcttggtcaaatagcccttacacagcctggaggtgtgttgggtcattgtcctgttgaaaaaattatagtcccactaagcgaaaaccagatgggatggcgtatcgctgcagaatgctgtggtagccatgctcgttaagtgtgccttgaattctaaatacatcactgacagtgtcaccagaaaagcacccccacacaatcacacctcctcctcccatgcttcacggtgggaaccacatatgcggagatcatccattcacctactctgcttctcaaaaaatctaacatttagactcatcagaccaaaggatcgatttccacctgtctaatgtccattgctcatgtttcttggcccaagcaagtctcttcttattattggtgtcctttagtagtggtttctttgcagcaatttgaccatgaaggcctgattcacgcagtcccctctgaacagttgatgttgagatgtgtctgttgcttgaactctgtgaagcatttatttgggctgcaatttctgaggctggtaactttaatgaacttatcctctgcagcagaggtaactctgggtcttcctttcctgtggcggtcctcatgagagtcagtttcatcatagtgcttgatggtttttacgactgcacttgaagaaactttcaaagttcttgaaaggtTCCCGGATTGACCCACCTTAAtgtctcaaagtaatgatggactgtcgtttctcactgcttatttcagctgttcttgccataatatggacttggtattttactaaatagggctatcttctgtataccacccctacgttctcacaacacaactgattggctcaaacgcattaagaaggaaagaaattccacaaatgaacttttaacaattaattgaaatgtatttcaggtgactacctcatgaagctggttattttgaagaatctcaaatataaaatatattttcatttgtttaacacttttttggttactccgtatgtgttatttcatagttttgatgtcttcactattattctacaatgtagaaaatagtaaaaataaagaaaaaccttggaatgagtaggtgtgcccaaacttttgactggtactgtgtgtatatatatatatatatatatatatataaaagtatttCAGTAACTTTTTTCctccttactagctctgactttgcagTTAGCTACTTTATttaggaaaaatgtacttactatggcTGTGGTTGGCCCACTTATCTATCTTAAGAtgaactgtaagtcgctctggctaATAGCATCTGCtacatgactaaaatgtgaaatgtaaatgtgtcagcatcagatacatgttcTACTTTAGCCCCTCTAATTCTCTAAACACATCTATGGAGGATGGTTGAGTGTGTTTAACGAGATTGCAAACGCATTGTCAGGCAAATCTCAGGTCATCGTGCAAGGGCCATTGAAATTCAATTATTGTTTAAAATATTCCTAATTACCTCCTCGTCTGTGTAAATTGTATACACTGATTGAGATCTCGTTGCTGGTGTTGTTTTAGATGGGCTGTGTAATTGAATGCATGTTTACATTTCAGTGTATTAATTAAGCTAGTAAAAACTGAAGCTGAAATATTTATCAAATACAATGGATATCTTTGGTGTCGAACTGAAATATGAAGTGTTACGGTCTAGCAATCCTAGAGGTCCTCATTCTCTTTCAGTCAAGTAAcccttcttctttctctctcttattcacAGATAAGGATGAGCCCAGTAGTTACACGTGTACGACCTGCAAGCATCCGTTCAGCAGTGCCTGGTTCCTGCTCCAGCACGCCCAGAACACCCACGGCTTCCGCATCTATCTGGAGAGCGAGCCAGGCAGCCCCCTCACCCCCAGGGTAGCCGCCCCGCCCGGGATGGGAGGTGACTGCACCTCCCAGCCCCCCCTCCACGGTGTCCACCTGGCCGATGGGAGCCCCTTCAGTCTGCTGAGATTGCCTGGGTCCGGGTCTGGCCGGGAAGGGGCCGCCTCTGTCCCCCACGAGGGGCGCTACCCCCGGACGCCTCCTCTGTTTAGTCCGCCTCCACGGCACCACCTGAGCCCGGAGAACCTGGCGCTGGCCACCCATCACCCGAGCGCCTTCGACAGGGTGATGCGGCTCAACTCAGTCGCCCTGGATCCACCGCCCACAATGGACTTCTCAAGGAGACTGCGGGAGCTGGCGGGTAACCCCACGGGGGCCTCCCCACCCCTGTCGCCCAACAAGCCCAGCCCTATGCAACGGCTGCTGCAGCCCTTCCAGCCGGGCTCCAAGCCCCCCTTCTCGGCCAcgcctcctctctccacctcccagtCGCCCTCGTCCGGCTTCCGATCCACCCCCAACCCGGCCCAGCCTACCACGCCGCTCAAGGCCAAGTCGTGCGAGTTCTGCGGGAAGACCTTCAAGTTCCAGAGCAACCTGATTGTGCACCGGCGCagccacacaggagagaagccctaCAAATGCCACCTGTGCAACCACGCCTGCACCCAGGCCAGCAAGCTGAAGCGCCACATGAAGACACACTCTCAGAAGAACTCCCTCAATGCCAAGTCGGATGACGGCCTGTCCACTGCCAGCTCACCCGACCCAGGCACCAGCGACCTGGTGGGCAGCGCTACCAGCGCCCTCAAGTCCGTGGTGGCCAAGTTCAAGAGCGAGAACAACGGGCTGCTTGAGaatggtgaggaggaggaagaggaagaagaggaggaggagagagatgaagaggaagagggagatgaggaagaagaggaggaagaagaggaagaaggagaggaggcagaggaagagatggagactgAGGAAGGTGAGAAGAACGATTATCATTTCAGCCTGCTGTTGGAAGGGGCCCGGCACCACCAGAACAGCCAGGCCCTCCACCCCCACTCCCATCCCCACCGACGGAGCACTCCCCGGGACGCCTGTGAAGAGGACTTGGCCCTGGAGTCGGACCGGGCCGACGAGGTCTGTGGCACCACCCCAATGGCCAATGGCCTGGGTCCTCTCTCTAATGAGGCCCTGACCAGGAAGCTCCTGATGGGGAGCCCCGGCTCCCTCAGCACCATGACCAAGCGTATCAAGGTGGAGAAAGAACTGGATCCTCCCACGCCTACCATCCCCAACACAGATAACGTCTACTCccagtggctggctggctacgcCGCCTCCCGACAACTCAAGGACCCCTTACTCAGCTTTGGAGAATACTCCACCATACAATCGCCCTTCGCCACATCCTCCGAGCACTCCTCCGAGAACGGCAGCCTGCGCTACTCCACGCCTCCAGAGGAGCTGGATGGCGGCTGCGGGGCCTCGGGCCACAGCGGGACGGGCAGTGGGGCCAGCACCCCCCACCTGTCAGGGAGCGGTGGGCGCCCCAGCTCCAAGGATGGCAGCCGGCGGAGCGACACGTGCGAGTACTGCGGCAAGATCTTCAAGAACTGCAGCAACCTGACAGTGCACCGGCGCAGCCACACCGGAGAGAGGCCCTACAAGTGCGACCTGTGCAGCTACGCCTGCGCCCAGAGCAGCAAGCTCACTCGCCACATGAAGACACACGGCCAGATGGGCAAGGACGTTTATAAATGTGAAATCTGCCACATGCCTTTCAGTGTGTACAGCACTCTAGAGAAACACATGAAGAAGTGGCACAGCGATCAACCCATGCCAACCACCCTGGAAATTAAGACTGAGTAAGGGAGGCAGGACAGCTCCCTGATTCGCTGAATCATGGCAAAAGGTGGGGAGACTGACAGGGGTTAGACACCAGTCAAAAACCCTGTACCTTTGATAAAGCTGATCCATATTTGGGGCAATACTATTGCATCGGACACAAAAACTTTTCAGCCTTTCTATTGTGCAATAATTTACATGTTTTGTACTTTTGTAACTGGACGGCATGCTCAGTGTGTTTTGGCTACTTAGAGAACATTGTCCttcattggttggttggttgtaattgtgttgctgttgGTTGGTACttttgattaaaaaaagaaaaagataaGAGGAAGAAAACCCCCATGCTGCATATACATACTGTTTTACATATCTTGTACAGTTTGGTGTTGGAAACATGGTGGGCAGTTTGAATGGTCTAGCTACAAAAAGCAGGGTCAAATTTTGACTagtcttttaaaaatattttctgtCCATTACTGGGTTAAGAATATCAATTGGGTTTGCCTAGGAAACGGTAGCCACTTAGCAACATAACATTTTCTTTTAGAAGATATAGTGGTGGTCAATTTGAAATGAATAGTTATCGTTTGAAAAAGCAAAATAATTGTGCCTTGGAATATTTTACCTGCATTAGTTAATCCTCCTTTTTGCTATAAGCTCGGAGATTCAGCTACAAACGATAGCTAGCGGACATGTGTTTAACGGGGAAAAAAACAGGTTCTTGCATCAAGCACCTGTACAATATGACATCGTCCTCCGTGACCCAGCGAAACACAAGGAACCAgttgaaacaaaaaaatatatatttctggtAAATCATTTTATCTGCCTGACTCATTGTATAATATACTTCAGATGCTCATTCTGTTTACTGGCATGCTAGCTACATGCTATTTGGGGATTATGTGGTGTTTATATAAAGGGTTttatttgtgttttgtttggtacCTTACATAGGGGTACTAAATGTAATAATGAGTTGTTATAATTCTGTAAACTTAAGCTCTTAATGTGTTAGAGTGTTTTGTTTTGAAATGAAAGGTTTTACAGTTTTTTGTAAGTAGCACAAAACTATGTTGTTGTCCTTGTTGCTGGGATCTTCAGTGAGTCGGCCATGACAGTGTGTTGCTGTGGCGGCTGGGCACCTGAAGACTTGTTTTTCTTAGTTCTGACATGTCAGGCTGATTTTGAAAAGGGGGTGAGGTTGGGGGCAAGGAATGACCAGATTTTGATCAATTCCTAATTTTTTTATGCATTATAAGCTTTTTAATCagctcttttttctttttttccgcATGTTATATCAGATTTCCTAAAAGCTGAAATGTTGCCTCTTAAACTAATTGATATTGGAAATTCGAAAAAAATTATTTAAGAACAATTTTGAGAAGTGTATTCAGTAAAACACATCCCCCGCTCGATTTTGACATAATTTGAATCTTTCACATCGTTTTGTGCTCTTTGAGTTGACACGTTAGACCTCAcagctgttgtttttattttacagACTTGCATCAACCCCCCTTTCATAATGTTGTTGGTAAAGCACTTGTCACTCTGCCTTGGatcctgtatctgtctctctaaTCGGAGGTACAGTCGGTTGAGTATAAAATAATAAGAACTGGGACTTTTCCCAGGATGAAATATGTGCACTGTTCAATTTTCCCAGTTTACAGGTGGACACTCAAGGGAAAACTTTGCTCTAATGCAGACCGATTGATGTGGTGTCATTGCTTCATGCAGATAAGAGTGAAACGAGAAACTATCGCCAGCCATTTTGTTTCCCAGGGGGCCTAGCAGTTTTTGGGGCCTCTGGGTAATACAGTATCAATGCAGGAACCGCCATACTCCCTCCTGCTtcagatagaaagaaagaaagaaacctTGCTGCTCAAATAGGGCAAGATTTTTTTTCCTACTACAAATTttataaaaatgaaaaaataaacttTGTTTTTTAAAGTAACACTTCAATATCTTTAGGGGAGACTTTATTTAAGTTTGTTTTGATGATATTTTTTTGGTTTCTCGTTAAATCTTGATGATTATGCTCAAGATTTTATCACTATATTATGAATATGAAATGAACATGACTCTCATCTTTTTGCCTTTTTGCTATACACAGGTCTTCAGGTTTAACAACATTTTCATCGGCGAGAGATTTTATGATTATATGTGAATATATAGAGAGAACTTAAAAAACATAGGAAAATGCACACTCATGTTCCTATGCTAAAATACACATTTACGGTGTATTTACGGTCCTGTATTTAGAATGGTATTTGAAATTAATGTTCACTTAGCGTAGGCACTTCTAGTATTTATGTTGAAGCCTGTATTTTTAACTGTTCGCTTGTTCTCTTTAAAAGGTTTCAATGTACTCTTTTCAGTAGTTGAAAAAAAAAACGGCCAACAAGCTGCCACCGTATATATTTTCTTAATTTGGCAGGATAATACTATTATAGTGTGAATAATTTGTATGCTTGAACAAAAGTTAAGTATGTTTTTGAAAATTGAAACGTTGTGGCATTCTATGGATAAGAGAAGCCATGTAATGGTTTTTTCAAGCAGTCCCGTCGGAATACGCCACAACATGGTAACACAGGTGGTTGTATATatcttttatttttgttttttttatatattttttcctctTCTGCCATTTTATATGCAGTAATACAAGCTATTGTTGGGTTCTTGGTAGTGTAACTTTTTACTGTCCGTTCCTCTCGACCACCTGACCACATTCCAGTCATATCAATGAATGAAGAACTATTCTAGTCATTATGCAGTCAATTGATTAAAAAGAACATCAATCTGGAAATCAATTtagcagttttttttttaaatctatttttcattgCTAAACAGTACATGGTGCTTTATGGTTTTTTTAAGTGGTAAATCTCATTTGCAAAACATTTGTAATGAAAACAGAAATGATTGGTGTGGGAAAAAGACAAGCCTGTTTGAGCTGGTAAAGTAAAGTAGGCTACATGTTTTGTGTACATGACAATGCTACATTGGTACGTTTGCTGTTTCAGCCATTTTTTTTCTGTCTGTTCTAAACGCTGATTATTCTGAACTGAACTTGAACTTGGCCTCCGACAGTGGACGTCCCTATTTATTATGACTATACAAAACTTTGTTCAAAACAGAGTCACACACAGCTAGGAATCaatacattttctctctcttgttGAATAtctgatgttttttttatttatttttaatgacCAAATGTCATTGACCACACCATTCAGTTTCTGGGAATTCTACTCTCTTCTGTTGAGTTCTTGTTCTTTTGGAGATGCCACTCTTTTTTCAACAACGGTTGTCTGCGTTATTCTCTACACTCAGCCATTTTGTcttgaaaaaatgaaaaataaaaagtattaCATACATTTATGGAATTGTTGGTTGTTTACCTAAATAACTAAGGTATTAATTTGGGATGACACTCACACATgcaaacgtgcacacacacacacacacacacacacatacacacacacacacacacacacacacacacttgcagttAATATACAACTATGACACCTCTCATTGTCTTGGAATATCATCACCACCCATAGAGAgttatgcatgtgtctgtgtgtgagtgtgtgtgtgtttgtgtgtgtgtttgtctgcatgCGATAGCGTCTGCCAGGTGCGTTTGCCCGGCTGAACTTGAGTCGTCGTTGTCAGACGGGGTGGAAGTTCAACTCCCttatctctggtctctggtcATCTGGGTGTCTGCATTATATCTCCAACCgcttccctccctcgctcccgcTCCTCCCCTCTATATTtcagtccctccctctctctcttcctaggtCTCGTATGCATTCATTATTTGaccttgctccctccctcccccgtctcctatctccctctctatctccctccctcatgACAGACTAATCGTTCCTCTGGTCCTAGCCAGCGCTGGTTGGCGAGCAGGGCCAGATTAAAGTCCACAGATAGAGGTTCCTGCTTTGGTGCGGTGTTGACAGTTAAGATGAAGCCGAGTTGTAGGGATGTGTGGGTGGGGGTAGTGGGCGGTGTGGAAGAAGGTGCTGGGTGTGGGTGGGGGTAGTGGGAGGTGTGGAAgaaggtgctgtgtgtgtgcgcgtctgtgcatgcgtctgtgtctgtgtgtgtgtgcgtgtgtgtgtttgcttaggGAGGGTAGGGAAGGATTTCCCCCTGTCTCCCATATCCCAAGTTCAATGTCAGTGGAGATACAATGCTATGCCCCCACAAATCCCGCCACCAAATAATCCATGCATTGCAGATATACTTTTCCcatagcgctctctctctctcatcccctctccaccCCTGTAGAAAAAAACATATATCTAATAAAGACCACTGTCAACTTTCTATGTGTTAGGATTTTTTTTAATAGTTTTTAatggaaagccaagttaataGATTATTTTTTAATTTGTAAAACTGGATTTGAAGAAATTAAATATGCTATTTCTGTTAGTTCATTTTCAACCTTGCCTCCAGGCAAAACACAGATTCACTGTTGTGAGGCATGTTTTATTAGCTCATTATGCAACAGTTTATTAGTTAATTAATGCCGTTAAAAGGCAAACAAAGAACTGtccactctctctttttctcactccctgtgcctctctttctctaccttttctatctatctatctatctatctatctatctatctatctatttatctatctatctatctctcctagTAGTGGTCTCGTAGCCTgaagagaaaaggagaagagagCCTGATTTCAGCTGCAGACTGAAGAGGAGAGAAGTgaagagtgggagaggagaagaagagaagagtggGTCCTTGGAACAATATAAAAGCCCTAATCACCCTGGACagctgacagagggagagagggagagggagagagggagagggagagggggagagggagagaaccaCACATAGTTGTCAGGATTGTCAGTAAGGTTGAAGGAGTGGAGAGGCCAGGAGAGCTCTGCCCAAACAAGAGCAGCGGTCTGGTGGAGCAAGAAAACAAAGTCTGTGTTTTGTCTAGAGGCTACAACGCTCAGTGGCTGAAGGAGAGGGAGTGTTTGGTGTGTtctcgcaaacacacacacatacaggggcacacacacacaggcacacacatacaggcacacaggcacacacacaggagagtaGAAATGCAGACTTCTTTGAGGACATACAGGCACATagagtgtcttcagaaagtattcatactccttgacttattccacattttcttgtgttacagcctgagttcaaaatggattcaatcttTTTTTTCTTACCAATCTATACAAacacatgtttttagacattttagcaatttaaagattttttttattcaGAAATATCtcagttacataagtattcacactcctgaaccaatactttgtagaagcacctttggcagtgattacaactgtgagtctttctatgtaagtctttaagagcttttacacttggattgtgcaacatttgctcgttattgttaaaaaaaaattcaagttctgtcaaattggttgttgatcattgctagacaaccattttcaggtcttgccatagattttcaagtagatttaagtcaaaactgtaactcggccactcaggaacattcactatctTCTTGGTAAGATTTGatagtatagatttggccttgtattttaggttattgtcctgctgaaaggtgaattcatctcccagtgtctggtggaaagcagactgaaccaggttttcctctaggaatttgcctgtgcttagcgccattctctttcttttttatcctgaaaaat is a window from the Salmo trutta chromosome 38, fSalTru1.1, whole genome shotgun sequence genome containing:
- the LOC115177824 gene encoding B-cell lymphoma/leukemia 11A-like, with translation MSRRKQGKPQHLSKREFSPEPLSAVLPPDEEHEDHPRLGQHGDNRILLKGDQDLLTCGQCHARFPLAHILLFIEHKRRQCRGAPCTDKTLDEGHRRSPSAVPLASPRPSSNKCRDKHPSRRPVEVAVQVSPRNDDEDCLSTPTHGIIPKQENITDKDEPSSYTCTTCKHPFSSAWFLLQHAQNTHGFRIYLESEPGSPLTPRVAAPPGMGGDCTSQPPLHGVHLADGSPFSLLRLPGSGSGREGAASVPHEGRYPRTPPLFSPPPRHHLSPENLALATHHPSAFDRVMRLNSVALDPPPTMDFSRRLRELAGNPTGASPPLSPNKPSPMQRLLQPFQPGSKPPFSATPPLSTSQSPSSGFRSTPNPAQPTTPLKAKSCEFCGKTFKFQSNLIVHRRSHTGEKPYKCHLCNHACTQASKLKRHMKTHSQKNSLNAKSDDGLSTASSPDPGTSDLVGSATSALKSVVAKFKSENNGLLENGEEEEEEEEEEERDEEEEGDEEEEEEEEEEGEEAEEEMETEEGEKNDYHFSLLLEGARHHQNSQALHPHSHPHRRSTPRDACEEDLALESDRADEVCGTTPMANGLGPLSNEALTRKLLMGSPGSLSTMTKRIKVEKELDPPTPTIPNTDNVYSQWLAGYAASRQLKDPLLSFGEYSTIQSPFATSSEHSSENGSLRYSTPPEELDGGCGASGHSGTGSGASTPHLSGSGGRPSSKDGSRRSDTCEYCGKIFKNCSNLTVHRRSHTGERPYKCDLCSYACAQSSKLTRHMKTHGQMGKDVYKCEICHMPFSVYSTLEKHMKKWHSDQPMPTTLEIKTE